The Actinopolymorpha sp. NPDC004070 genomic interval GACCGAGTGCGGCATCCACAGATGAGCCCGCGCTACCCCCTGCTGCTCGACCTCGCCGGCAAGCGTGCCGTGGTCGTCGGCGGCGGGCCGGTGGCCGCGCGGCGGGTGGGCGGGCTGCTGGAGGCGGGCGCGGTCGTGACCGTGGTCGCGCCGGCATTGTGCGAGGACGTGGCCGCCCTGGTCGAGCCCGGACGGGTGGACTGGGTGGCCAGAGAGTACACCCCGGGTGATCTGAGCGGTGGTGTGAGCGGTGATCCGGGCGGCGGCCCGTCCGGCGCCCGGATCGTCCAGGCCGCCACCGACGACCCGGCCACCAACACCGCCGTGGCCGCCGAGGCCGAGGCGGCGGGCATCTGGTGCGTACGCGCCGACGACGCGGAGCGGTCCGCGGCCTGGACGCCCGCCACCGTCCGGTTCGACGACGTGACCGTGGCGGTCTCCGCCGGCCGCGACCCGCGCCGGGCCCGCCGGCTGAAGGACCGCATCGCGACCTTCCTGCAGTCCGGGGAGCTGCCGCTTCGGCGCGTACGCCGGACTCCGGGTGCCGGCCACGTGGCGCTGGTCGGCGGCGGGCCCGGCGACCCGGGACTCATCACCGTCCGGGGGCGGCGGCTGCTCGCCGACGCCGACGTCGTGGTGGTCGACCGGCTCGCCCCCCGCGCGCTGCTGGACGAGCTCGACGCAGAGGTCGAGGTGGTCGAGGCCGGCAAGGGACCCAAGGCGCACGCGCTCACCCAGCTGGAGATCAACGACCTGCTGGTGGCCAGGGCCCGGGCCGGCCAGCGGGTCGTCCGGCTCAAGGGCGGCGACCCGTTCGTGTTCGGCCGCGGAGCCGAGGAGGCCCTCGCCTGCGCGCGGGCCGGCATCGCCTGCGAGGTCGTGCCCGGGGTGACCAGCGCGGTGGCCGTACCCGAGTCGGCCGGCATCCCGGTCACCCACCGCGCGGTGGCCCGGCAGTTCACGGTGGTGTC includes:
- the cobA gene encoding uroporphyrinogen-III C-methyltransferase — protein: MSPRYPLLLDLAGKRAVVVGGGPVAARRVGGLLEAGAVVTVVAPALCEDVAALVEPGRVDWVAREYTPGDLSGGVSGDPGGGPSGARIVQAATDDPATNTAVAAEAEAAGIWCVRADDAERSAAWTPATVRFDDVTVAVSAGRDPRRARRLKDRIATFLQSGELPLRRVRRTPGAGHVALVGGGPGDPGLITVRGRRLLADADVVVVDRLAPRALLDELDAEVEVVEAGKGPKAHALTQLEINDLLVARARAGQRVVRLKGGDPFVFGRGAEEALACARAGIACEVVPGVTSAVAVPESAGIPVTHRAVARQFTVVSAHYAREGETPDWAGLAATEGTLVFLMGVGQLPALTEGLLRNGRPATTPVAVVERGTLPGQRTTTGTLATIAGAAAARDVRSPAVIVVGDVVDVAADLAALAAGAEPTAPAEPVASEPTDFDPDAEGNADG